The window TTTTTTCTTTTTTCCTGAGTAGTGCTGTTTTTGTCTTTTTTTGGGCGTTAGATTTGGCTTTCAGTTACATCAATTATAACAGTCTTATCTTTGAAATAATCTTTTAATAGTGATTTTTGACCAGTAAGTTGTTGAAAATTAGGGTGTTTTATTAAAGTGTCTTCAATTCATTTGATATTTCTATAACAACTACTTTCACTAATATCATAACTTTTTGCAATATGAAAATAAGTTCTATATTCTCTTCAATATTCTAAAGTCATTAAAATACGATTTTCTAATGATAATTTATTGGTTCTTCCGCGACGAAATCTCTTTTTTAATTCTTCTATTTTTAAAATTTCTAGCATTTTATTAAAAGTAGTATGTTTAATACCAGTTAATCTTAAAAAATTTTTATCACTTATTTGATTATTTTTTTTAAATTTCATTTAAATTCCACCTTTTTATTAAAAACAACAATTCAATTATATTTTAAATTAATTTTGCAAGAAGTCTATTCAATAAATATCAAGAGTTTT is drawn from Spiroplasma endosymbiont of Clivina fossor and contains these coding sequences:
- a CDS encoding helix-turn-helix domain-containing protein, encoding MKFKKNNQISDKNFLRLTGIKHTTFNKMLEILKIEELKKRFRRGRTNKLSLENRILMTLEYWREYRTYFHIAKSYDISESSCYRNIKWIEDTLIKHPNFQQLTGQKSLLKDYFKDKTVIIDVTESQI